A window from Fragaria vesca subsp. vesca linkage group LG5, FraVesHawaii_1.0, whole genome shotgun sequence encodes these proteins:
- the LOC101300733 gene encoding uncharacterized protein LOC101300733, with translation MEEHIGPSLIPPTNIEGLRTPSRMEEHIGPSLIPPTNNEGLRTPPRMSKMAEGPRVLKQKTKVEAKDVRDDGNCGFRAIADFMGYGENNWRRVRKELLQEFHRNNLTYQLLFRHAERLEEVERRLDYFDYFPPRDYWFLIPDMGYIVANCYNVVLMHFGKHLMTCFTFLPMDSTPLSMVDRREISLGFVNTNHFVQVHLTPFHPMPLPPIVDGWFKHSLLLANGWLPPYSDRLHAGKDIFDTDYPDDEKIVGVHCPIDEKFVTLDSD, from the exons ATGGAAGAACATATTGGTCCTTCACTAATTCCCCCTACCAACATTGAGGGTCTGAGAACACCATCAAGAATGGAAGAACATATTGGTCCTTCACTAATTCCCCCTACTAACAATGAGGGTCTGCGAACACCACCAAGGATGTCAAAAATGGCAGAAGGTCCCAGGGTACTTAAACAAAAGACCAAAGTTGAAG CAAAGGATGTAAGAGATGATGGAAATTGTGGTTTTAGAGCCATAGCTGATTTTATGGGCTATGGTGAGAATAACTGGCGCCGTGTACGTAAAGAGTTGTTACAAGAGTTTCATCGTAATAACCTTACATACCAATTATTATTCCGACATGCAGAGCGACTGGAGGAGGTGGAGAGAAGATTAGATTATTTTGATTACTTTCCACCTCGAGATTATTGGTTCTTAATTCCAGATATGGGATACATTGTAGCAAATTGTTACAATGTCGTGTTGATGCATTTTGGGAAGCATTTGATGACATGCTTCACATTCTTGCCAATGGATAGCACCCCACTTTCTATGGTTGATCGGCGTGAAATTTCTCTTGGTTTTGTCAATACAAATCACTTTGTCCAG GTTCATCTGACGCCATTTCATCCTATGCCATTGCCACCTATTGTCGATGGTTGGTTCAAGCATTCTCTACTTCTCGCAAACGGATGGCTACCTCCTTATAGTGATCGCCTTCATGCTGGCAAAGATATTTTTGATACCGATTATCCAGATGATGAGAAAATAGTAGGTGTTCATTGTCCAATCGATGAAAAATTTGTTACTCTTGATAGTGATTGA